A region of Bicyclus anynana chromosome 15, ilBicAnyn1.1, whole genome shotgun sequence DNA encodes the following proteins:
- the LOC128198791 gene encoding uncharacterized protein LOC128198791, which yields MESVLTPPSAFYFDKNASDAGSIHEKWIKWKRSYEIYSKACEISNKSVEIQANILLHVVGEQCREVLDRWPEKCTTVEYIWKKLDEQFQTKKNLTVERHKFFIRDQRDNESIEQYVFELSKLAQNCEFRDLQEELIKDRLVCGVTSAAIRERLLREDDLTLKKALDICRAAVASRTYSENIKPEREETYHTHQIKQTQNDVLQIRSKMTSSRGRTRSEVRDAAEHRRSEDRGAGSRGPRAAVLPPRARPLAAGASQRRAAPGATKLCGYCGCVHKKFECPAYGQKCNRCFRKNHFSRVCGVNYIENSDDEDSQASG from the exons ATGGAAAGTGTCCTGACACCGCCGTCCgcgttttattttgataagaatgCTTCTGATGCTGGGAGTATACATGAAAAATGGATTAAGTGGAAGAGAAGTTATGAAATATACAGCAAAGCGTGTGAAATAAGTAATAAGTCTGTGGAGATTCAAGCGAACATATTATTGCATGTTGTGGGTGAACAGTGTCGAGAAGTGTTAGATCGATGGCCTGAGAAATGTACGACTGTCGAATATATATGGAAAAAGTTAGATGAACAGtttcaaacaaagaaaaatttgaCGGTCGAACGTCACAAGTTTTTTATTCGAGATCAACGTGATAACGAATCAATTGAGCAGTATGTGTTCGAGTTAAGTAAACTAGCTCAAAATTGTGAGTTTCGAGATTTGCAAGAGGAATTAATTAAAGATAGACTGGTGTGTGGCGTGACGAGTGCCGCCATTCGGGAACGTTTGCTCAGAGAGGATGATTTGACGCTTAAGAAAGCCTTGGATATTTGCCGCGCAGCTGTTGCATCTCGCACCTATTCGGAGAATATAAAGCCTGAAAGAGAAGAAACTTATCATACTCATCAAATAAAGCAGACGCAGAATGATGTTTTACAAATAAGATCGAAAATGACGTCATCGCGAGGCCGAACACGAAGCGAGGTACGTGACGCGGCGGAGCATCGGCGGAGCGAGGACCGCGGCGCGGGGTCGCGGGGCCCGCGCGCTGCTGTgctgccgccgcgcgcgcgcccccTGGCGGCCGGCGCTAGCCAGCGACGCGCCGCGCCGGGCGCGACCAAACTGTGCGGTTACTGTGGTTGTGTTCATAAAAAGTTTGAATGTCCGGCGTACGGACAGAAGTGTAATCGGTGCTTtcgaaaaaatcatttttctcGCGTATGTGGAGTGAATTATATTGAGAACTCGGATGATGAG GATAGTCAGGCGTCCGGTTAG